A portion of the Carettochelys insculpta isolate YL-2023 chromosome 26, ASM3395843v1, whole genome shotgun sequence genome contains these proteins:
- the PROK1 gene encoding prokineticin-1, translating to MKTAVQILCFFLLITFYKCAVITGACERDLQCGAGTCCAISLWLRGLRMCTPLGQAGDECHPFSHKVPFLGKRLHHTCPCLPNFICSRFIDGRFRCSVDFKNIDF from the exons ATGAAAACAGCCGTCCAGATCTTGTGCTTCTTCCTTTTAATAACTTTCTACAAATGTGCAGTCATCACAGGG GCATGTGAGAGAGATCTGCAGTGTGGAGCTGGGACGTGCTGTGCCATCAGCCTGTGGCTTCGAGGGCTCAGAATGTGCACGCCTCTGGGACAGGCAGGAGATGAATGCCACCCGTTCAGTCACAAG GTCCCTTTCCTCGGAAAACGCCTACACCACACCTGTCCGTGTTTGCCAAACTTTATATGCTCCAGGTTCATTGATGGCCGATTCCGGTGTTCAGTGGACTTCAAGAACATAGACTTTTAG